From the Quadrisphaera sp. RL12-1S genome, one window contains:
- a CDS encoding helix-turn-helix domain-containing protein, which translates to MDDDARTRRSGVGGRPYPPELRTQAAQLRRSGAGSRQIAAELSVSRATVCRWFREDDVLPADLERHERGRRWAAEMAARRAEDPARSYPGHRRHDPELRETAAEMRRQGLPRAEIARELGIGLSTVARWFREDGVELGGAGLSGRAAAQAAARRTVDERWARQDAEQSRHAQTVGPLSARERLLIGAALYWAEGAKSKPWRRHHLVQFSNSDPAVVRFFLGCLQQLGIPRKDVVCRVQIHRTADAEAAEVWWRDQLGGDLVFHRTTLKRHEPKTSRYNTGDGYHGCLMITIHQSARLYRLLVGTWEGVAASVFSAPSPVV; encoded by the coding sequence GTGGACGACGACGCACGGACGCGCAGGTCAGGAGTCGGTGGGCGGCCCTACCCGCCGGAGCTGAGGACGCAGGCGGCCCAGCTGCGGCGCAGCGGCGCGGGCAGCCGGCAGATCGCCGCCGAGCTCAGCGTCAGCCGGGCCACGGTGTGCCGCTGGTTCCGCGAGGACGACGTGCTGCCCGCAGACCTCGAGCGGCACGAGCGGGGCAGGCGGTGGGCTGCGGAGATGGCCGCGCGCCGGGCTGAGGACCCCGCGCGCTCCTACCCCGGCCACCGCCGGCACGACCCCGAGCTGCGGGAGACCGCTGCCGAGATGCGCCGGCAGGGACTGCCCAGGGCGGAGATCGCCCGCGAGCTGGGGATCGGCCTCTCGACGGTGGCCCGCTGGTTCCGCGAGGACGGAGTCGAGCTGGGAGGGGCCGGTCTGAGCGGTCGAGCAGCGGCTCAGGCGGCCGCCCGCCGGACTGTCGACGAGCGGTGGGCTCGACAGGACGCGGAGCAGTCGCGGCACGCTCAGACGGTCGGACCGCTCAGCGCCCGTGAACGGCTCCTCATCGGCGCTGCTCTCTACTGGGCGGAGGGAGCGAAGTCCAAGCCCTGGCGCCGCCACCACCTCGTGCAGTTCTCCAACAGCGACCCGGCGGTGGTCCGGTTCTTCCTGGGCTGCCTGCAGCAGCTCGGCATCCCGAGGAAGGACGTCGTCTGCCGGGTGCAGATCCACCGCACAGCAGATGCGGAGGCGGCAGAGGTCTGGTGGCGAGATCAGCTCGGAGGAGACCTGGTGTTCCACCGGACGACGCTCAAGCGCCACGAACCGAAGACCAGCCGGTACAACACCGGTGACGGCTACCACGGTTGCCTGATGATCACGATCCACCAGAGCGCCCGCCTCTACCGACTCCTCGTGGGGACGTGGGAGGGTGTGGCTGCCAGCGTCTTCAGCGCACCGTCCCCCGTCGTCTAG
- a CDS encoding CDP-alcohol phosphatidyltransferase family protein: MTTDTSRPAGASAAPERQRPRYRASLQQLLSAQKSAKGAPAYSRFVNRPLGRRLAAAAHVIGLTPNQVTAASALATGAGIAVVALAPSAWWKGLLVAALLVLGYALDAADGQLARLRGGGSKAGEWLDHVVDAAKTSCLHLAVAVGAYLTFAPRPTAWLLVPLGFAAVASTWFFTIILNDHVRRLAGARDGQATVGAGEARQHSALRSLASAPVDYGVLCVVFVLLGWPAVFSWAYGLLALGFAVVAGASMVVWFRQVSALDHRAAAGQGVAA, translated from the coding sequence ATGACCACGGACACCTCGCGCCCAGCCGGCGCCAGTGCGGCGCCGGAGCGCCAGCGCCCGCGCTACCGCGCGTCGCTGCAGCAGCTGCTGAGCGCCCAGAAGTCCGCCAAGGGCGCTCCCGCGTACTCGCGCTTCGTCAACCGCCCCCTGGGCCGCCGCCTCGCCGCGGCCGCCCACGTCATCGGCCTCACCCCCAACCAGGTCACCGCCGCCTCGGCGCTGGCCACGGGGGCGGGCATCGCCGTGGTGGCCCTGGCGCCGTCGGCGTGGTGGAAGGGCCTGCTCGTCGCGGCGCTGCTGGTGCTCGGCTACGCCCTGGACGCCGCCGACGGCCAGCTGGCCCGCCTGCGCGGCGGCGGGTCGAAGGCCGGGGAGTGGCTGGACCACGTGGTCGACGCGGCGAAGACCTCGTGCCTGCACCTGGCCGTGGCGGTCGGCGCGTACCTGACGTTCGCGCCGCGCCCGACCGCCTGGCTGCTGGTGCCGCTGGGCTTCGCGGCGGTGGCGAGCACCTGGTTCTTCACGATCATCCTCAACGACCACGTCCGCCGGCTGGCCGGCGCCCGCGACGGGCAGGCGACGGTGGGGGCTGGTGAGGCCCGCCAGCACTCCGCGCTGCGCTCCCTCGCCTCGGCGCCCGTCGACTACGGGGTGCTGTGCGTGGTGTTCGTCCTGCTCGGCTGGCCCGCGGTCTTCTCGTGGGCCTACGGCCTGCTGGCGCTGGGCTTCGCCGTGGTCGCCGGCGCGTCGATGGTGGTGTGGTTCCGCCAGGTCTCGGCGCTCGACCACCGCGCGGCCGCGGGCCAGGGGGTGGCGGCGTGA
- a CDS encoding adenylyltransferase/cytidyltransferase family protein gives MSLTGYVPGVYDMFHIGHLNILRRAREDCDVLIVGAVTDDVVERTKGKRPVVPLTERMEILASIGIVDRVVADDCGSDKMPMWQRLHFDVLFKGDDWKGTSKGDQLEASMTAVGARVVYFPYTETTSSTLLRDLITAHG, from the coding sequence GTGAGCCTCACCGGCTACGTGCCCGGCGTCTACGACATGTTCCACATCGGGCACCTCAACATCCTGCGGCGGGCCCGCGAGGACTGCGACGTGCTCATCGTCGGGGCCGTCACGGACGACGTCGTGGAGCGCACCAAGGGCAAGCGGCCGGTGGTGCCGCTCACCGAGCGCATGGAGATCCTGGCGAGCATCGGGATCGTCGACAGGGTGGTCGCCGACGACTGCGGCAGCGACAAGATGCCGATGTGGCAGCGGCTCCACTTCGACGTCCTCTTCAAGGGCGACGACTGGAAGGGCACGTCCAAGGGCGACCAGCTCGAGGCGAGCATGACCGCGGTGGGCGCCCGCGTCGTCTACTTCCCGTACACCGAGACCACGTCGAGCACGCTGCTGCGCGACCTGATCACCGCGCACGGCTGA
- a CDS encoding glycosyltransferase family protein translates to MAATAAGRLRVLESFREPRPTTNPYLRLLLDALRDQGHDVRTFSWGRALTWRYDVLHLHWPEVLLRGTSRPKTVARRALVTLLLLRVALLRTAVVRTVHNPVPHESGPAVERALLALCDRLTTARVHLVPSTRPAGAEDDDALDALVPHGHYRDWYPTVEVPVVPGRLLHFGILRPYKNVEALLAAAHAAPADVSLRVVGSPSTGALRRAVEDACRADARTSAALGHCPDAELAAEVAASELVVLPYTELHSSGAALLALSLDRPVLVPAGPTTDALAAEVGPGWVLTYEGDLTAARLVEALETLRRPGRAPAPDLSAREWPAAARAHETLFRRAVTADRRGQR, encoded by the coding sequence GTGGCGGCCACCGCCGCGGGCCGGCTCCGGGTGCTGGAGTCGTTCCGCGAGCCGCGTCCCACCACCAACCCCTACCTGCGCCTGCTGCTGGACGCGCTGCGCGACCAGGGGCACGACGTGCGCACGTTCTCGTGGGGGCGGGCGCTGACCTGGCGCTACGACGTGCTGCACCTGCACTGGCCCGAGGTCCTGCTCCGCGGCACCTCGCGGCCCAAGACGGTGGCGCGCCGCGCGCTCGTGACGCTCCTGCTGCTGCGGGTGGCGCTGCTGCGCACCGCGGTGGTCCGCACCGTCCACAACCCCGTCCCCCACGAGAGCGGCCCCGCCGTCGAGCGGGCCCTCCTGGCGCTGTGCGACCGGCTCACCACCGCGCGCGTGCACCTGGTCCCCTCCACCCGGCCGGCCGGGGCCGAGGACGACGACGCGCTCGACGCGCTGGTCCCGCACGGCCACTACCGCGACTGGTACCCCACCGTCGAGGTCCCGGTGGTGCCCGGGCGCCTGCTGCACTTCGGGATCCTGCGGCCCTACAAGAACGTCGAGGCGCTGCTCGCCGCCGCCCACGCGGCCCCCGCGGACGTCTCGCTGCGGGTGGTCGGCTCCCCGTCGACCGGCGCGCTGCGCCGCGCCGTCGAGGACGCCTGCCGCGCGGACGCCCGCACCAGCGCGGCCCTGGGCCACTGCCCGGACGCCGAGCTGGCCGCCGAGGTGGCGGCCTCGGAGCTGGTGGTGCTGCCGTACACCGAGCTCCACAGCTCGGGCGCGGCGCTGCTGGCGCTCTCGCTCGACCGTCCGGTGCTCGTGCCCGCCGGGCCCACCACCGACGCGCTGGCGGCCGAGGTCGGCCCCGGCTGGGTGCTCACCTACGAGGGCGACCTGACCGCGGCCCGGCTCGTCGAGGCGCTCGAGACCCTGCGGCGGCCCGGGAGGGCGCCCGCGCCCGACCTGTCCGCCCGTGAGTGGCCGGCCGCCGCGCGGGCCCACGAGACCCTGTTCCGCAGGGCCGTCACGGCGGACCGGAGGGGGCAGCGGTGA
- a CDS encoding glycosyltransferase yields MNARTSARTSAQGLDVLYTAERDVTGWQQRHARGEVPGRWPYGLDELAAGGADVRAVGLPEPGRLRSAVARLAPGVAALASPAGRRVAVAWDENVAHRAAVLAPRTPLHAGAIWVTDAVARGRDDDATRARVRALRRADGVWCLSSAQLEPLERLLPGVPVSLLRFGVDAGFFRAAPPVERPLVVSAGGDRDRDATTLFAALEEVLRARPETEVVVQSRSTATAPVGVRVVPHLPHAQLRDLYARASAVVVATSPNLHVSGMTVALEAMATARPVVVTATPGVEDYVVDGVTGHLARSGDPASVAERLVALLDDPDAAAAAGRRGRERVEADLNTARMARDLRAIVGVGSGPAAAAVPAAPAR; encoded by the coding sequence GTGAACGCTCGGACGAGCGCGCGGACGAGCGCGCAGGGGCTCGACGTCCTCTACACCGCGGAGCGGGACGTGACCGGCTGGCAGCAGCGGCACGCGCGCGGTGAGGTCCCGGGCCGCTGGCCGTACGGGCTGGACGAGCTCGCCGCCGGCGGGGCGGACGTGCGGGCCGTCGGGCTCCCGGAGCCGGGTCGCCTGCGCTCCGCGGTCGCCCGCCTGGCCCCGGGGGTCGCGGCGCTCGCCTCCCCCGCCGGCCGGCGCGTCGCGGTGGCCTGGGACGAGAACGTGGCGCACCGGGCGGCGGTGCTGGCGCCGCGGACCCCGCTGCACGCCGGTGCCATCTGGGTGACCGACGCCGTGGCCCGCGGCCGCGACGACGACGCGACCCGTGCGCGCGTGCGGGCCCTGCGGCGCGCCGACGGGGTGTGGTGCCTCAGCAGCGCCCAGCTCGAGCCGCTGGAGCGGCTGCTGCCGGGTGTGCCGGTCTCGCTGCTCCGGTTCGGCGTGGACGCGGGCTTCTTCCGCGCTGCCCCGCCGGTGGAGCGGCCGCTGGTGGTGAGCGCGGGGGGCGACCGCGACCGCGACGCCACCACGCTGTTCGCCGCCCTCGAGGAGGTGCTGCGAGCGCGCCCGGAGACCGAGGTGGTGGTCCAGTCGCGCTCGACGGCCACGGCGCCGGTCGGTGTGCGCGTGGTGCCCCACCTGCCGCACGCGCAGCTGAGGGACCTCTACGCGAGGGCCAGCGCGGTCGTGGTGGCGACCTCGCCCAACCTGCACGTGTCGGGCATGACGGTCGCCCTCGAGGCCATGGCCACGGCCAGGCCCGTGGTCGTGACCGCCACACCGGGCGTGGAGGACTACGTGGTGGACGGCGTCACCGGGCACCTGGCGCGCTCAGGGGACCCCGCCTCGGTGGCCGAGCGCCTCGTCGCGCTCCTCGACGACCCCGACGCAGCGGCTGCCGCCGGCAGGCGCGGCCGCGAGCGCGTGGAGGCGGACCTCAACACGGCGCGGATGGCGCGCGACCTGCGCGCCATCGTGGGGGTGGGGTCCGGGCCCGCAGCCGCGGCGGTCCCCGCGGCGCCAGCGCGGTGA
- a CDS encoding glycosyltransferase, translating into MSLLHRFRRYDFDASLAAGTDVQQLGPWRTAAVLLVSRVERLEVNEPLMAEAAPSALLAALAARAGARLRGARRPRVVAYAIANLAPPRGAGGRARIRAVLARWSGARLLALTDRLAVGTPGALDLYQELLPRQLATCDHRLVPALPAPCSCPRPRPDEGAGAETTGAGVDGRARTVLFVGALERRKGAHLLLQAWPAVSAARPGSRLVLVGRGQLEAEAAHLASGDDVDLVVDPPRARVHEALRGASVLVLLSQRTRGWREQVGLPLVEGLAHGCAVVTTQETGLAGWLQEHGHRVLPAEPSVAEVAAALVAALDERRPASSVLDQLPGTDGRFEADAWLEEQPSRPS; encoded by the coding sequence GTGTCGCTGCTCCACCGGTTCCGGAGGTACGACTTCGACGCCTCGCTGGCGGCCGGGACGGACGTGCAGCAGCTGGGACCGTGGCGCACCGCGGCGGTGCTGCTGGTGTCGAGGGTCGAGCGGCTGGAGGTGAACGAGCCGCTGATGGCCGAGGCAGCGCCGTCGGCCCTCCTGGCCGCGCTCGCTGCGAGAGCGGGGGCCCGTCTGCGCGGTGCCCGGCGTCCGCGCGTGGTGGCGTACGCCATCGCCAACCTCGCTCCGCCGCGCGGCGCGGGTGGCCGGGCGCGGATCCGCGCAGTGCTCGCCCGCTGGTCGGGGGCGCGCCTGCTGGCCCTCACCGACCGTCTGGCGGTGGGCACGCCGGGGGCGCTCGACCTCTACCAGGAGCTGCTGCCGCGGCAGCTGGCGACGTGCGACCACCGGCTGGTGCCGGCACTGCCGGCTCCCTGCAGCTGTCCTCGTCCGCGCCCCGACGAGGGGGCGGGGGCCGAGACCACGGGCGCTGGTGTCGACGGACGAGCGCGGACGGTGCTCTTCGTGGGGGCGTTGGAGCGGCGCAAGGGGGCGCACCTGCTGCTGCAGGCGTGGCCGGCGGTCTCTGCCGCACGGCCGGGGTCGCGGCTCGTGCTGGTCGGCCGCGGGCAGCTCGAAGCGGAGGCGGCGCACCTGGCCTCCGGTGACGACGTCGACCTGGTGGTCGACCCGCCGCGGGCGCGGGTGCACGAGGCGCTGCGCGGGGCGTCGGTGCTCGTGCTGCTCTCGCAGCGCACGCGGGGATGGCGCGAGCAGGTGGGTCTTCCACTGGTGGAGGGACTGGCGCACGGGTGCGCCGTCGTCACCACGCAGGAGACGGGGCTGGCCGGGTGGCTGCAGGAGCACGGCCACCGGGTGCTGCCCGCCGAGCCCTCGGTGGCCGAGGTGGCGGCGGCGCTGGTCGCCGCCCTCGACGAGCGACGGCCGGCGTCGTCCGTGCTCGACCAGCTCCCAGGGACCGACGGCCGGTTCGAGGCCGACGCGTGGCTCGAGGAGCAGCCGAGCCGACCCTCCTGA
- a CDS encoding oligosaccharide flippase family protein, translated as MTATAPRDAPRASRGAYRAVGSSAVSKLLVMAVSGAVSIVTIRLVIGHFGVDAYAQYGLLVSVAALLPFADLGLASVVINAVSSSEDPDHDDAVRRSLVSAVRVILVSAATITGVGLAVTLAGLWPVLLGEGLIPGSGPVAALLCLVVFAATLPLAVGQRVLTALGLNHVQILLQGLASPLFAASVLLLVATGTDAGAYLAVFSYLGAAAIAATGCLLAARRLPTTARRVLREVPRLRSVPSVPVMGLAWPVLVQMVALPVAMQTDRLLLSHLAPTSELAEYNLASSLASLLLQTTSAAGVALWPVFARARARSDVASPYGLTWAFTGAAAVAATALALAVPVLAHLLSDGAIVVSAWTTWAFAAFVVVQAAKYPLGMYLTDPRGLRAQVPPILLMVPLNLGLSWLLVAPLGAAGPVVGSVVSVLLCQLLPCTLLVRRDLARRRAARDAALQAARAEGSAGR; from the coding sequence GTGACCGCCACCGCCCCCCGGGACGCCCCGCGGGCCAGTCGCGGCGCCTACCGGGCCGTCGGCAGCAGCGCCGTGTCCAAGCTGCTCGTCATGGCGGTCAGCGGTGCCGTCTCCATCGTCACCATCCGGCTGGTCATCGGCCACTTCGGCGTGGACGCCTACGCCCAGTACGGCCTGCTCGTCTCCGTCGCGGCGCTGCTGCCCTTCGCCGACCTCGGCCTCGCCTCGGTGGTCATCAACGCCGTGTCCTCGTCCGAGGACCCCGACCACGACGACGCCGTCCGGCGGTCCCTGGTCAGCGCCGTCCGGGTGATCCTCGTGTCGGCCGCCACGATCACGGGGGTCGGGCTCGCGGTCACCCTGGCCGGACTCTGGCCCGTGCTGCTGGGTGAGGGGCTCATCCCGGGGTCCGGGCCGGTCGCGGCGCTGCTCTGCCTGGTCGTCTTCGCCGCGACGCTGCCGCTGGCCGTGGGCCAGCGCGTCCTCACGGCCCTCGGGCTGAACCACGTGCAGATCCTGCTGCAGGGCCTCGCCTCGCCCCTGTTCGCCGCCTCGGTGCTGCTGCTGGTCGCCACCGGCACCGACGCCGGCGCCTACCTGGCCGTCTTCTCCTACCTCGGCGCTGCCGCCATCGCTGCCACCGGGTGCCTCCTGGCCGCGCGTCGGCTGCCCACCACCGCCCGCCGGGTGCTCCGCGAGGTCCCGCGCCTCCGTTCGGTGCCGAGCGTCCCGGTGATGGGCCTGGCGTGGCCGGTGCTCGTGCAGATGGTGGCCCTGCCGGTGGCCATGCAGACCGACCGCCTGCTGCTGAGCCACCTGGCGCCCACCAGCGAGCTCGCGGAGTACAACCTGGCCTCCTCGCTGGCGAGCCTGCTCCTGCAGACCACCAGCGCCGCGGGCGTGGCGCTGTGGCCGGTGTTCGCCCGTGCCCGGGCCCGTTCCGACGTGGCCTCGCCGTACGGGCTCACGTGGGCGTTCACCGGCGCGGCGGCCGTCGCCGCCACGGCACTGGCGCTCGCCGTCCCGGTGCTGGCGCACCTGCTGTCCGACGGTGCCATCGTCGTCTCCGCGTGGACCACGTGGGCGTTCGCGGCCTTCGTCGTCGTCCAGGCCGCCAAGTACCCGCTGGGGATGTACCTCACCGACCCCCGCGGGCTGCGCGCCCAGGTGCCGCCGATCCTCCTCATGGTGCCCCTCAACCTCGGGCTCTCCTGGCTGCTGGTCGCACCCCTCGGCGCAGCGGGACCGGTGGTGGGATCGGTGGTGTCGGTGCTCCTGTGCCAGCTGCTGCCGTGCACGCTCCTCGTCCGCCGGGACCTGGCCCGCCGCCGCGCCGCCCGCGACGCGGCGCTCCAGGCCGCCCGGGCCGAGGGCTCCGCCGGGCGCTGA
- a CDS encoding glycosyltransferase yields the protein MAEPSPRGPRPPRLGVVVVNYGDPAVLLRHALEPGRVAAWGPDALVVVVDNPSEARHRAALEDVCRDRGHDLVLMPHNGGFGSGANAGAQRALDAGCDAVLLLNPDAELEAPVLRALLADALDHPRALTTPRVLREDGSAWFDGADLCLRDGTTRRAGRRTGPDLEPWLTGACLLAPAGLWRDLGGFDDDYFLYWEDVDLSHRCLAAGGALRLRSDLTVAHAVGGTQEGAGKSPTYLRHSCRGRLLFAAKHLPPGRALRWAAGAPRYAVAVGLRGGARSTLARPGALRALAGGTASGLLAVLGAARRHSAGRARGERA from the coding sequence GTGGCTGAGCCGTCCCCGCGGGGACCGCGACCGCCGCGCCTGGGCGTCGTGGTGGTGAACTACGGCGACCCCGCCGTCCTGCTGCGCCACGCCCTCGAGCCCGGCCGGGTGGCGGCGTGGGGACCCGACGCGCTCGTCGTCGTCGTCGACAACCCCTCCGAGGCCCGGCACCGGGCGGCGCTGGAGGACGTCTGCCGCGACCGGGGTCACGACCTCGTGCTCATGCCGCACAACGGCGGCTTCGGCTCCGGCGCCAACGCCGGCGCCCAGCGGGCGCTCGACGCCGGCTGCGACGCTGTGCTGCTGCTCAACCCCGACGCCGAGCTCGAGGCGCCCGTGCTGCGCGCGCTGCTGGCCGACGCCCTCGACCACCCGCGCGCGCTGACCACCCCCCGCGTGCTGCGCGAGGACGGCAGCGCCTGGTTCGACGGCGCCGACCTGTGCCTGCGCGACGGCACCACCCGCCGCGCCGGACGCCGCACTGGCCCCGACCTCGAGCCGTGGCTGACCGGCGCGTGCCTGCTGGCCCCCGCCGGGCTGTGGCGCGACCTGGGCGGCTTCGACGACGACTACTTCCTGTACTGGGAGGACGTCGACCTGTCCCACCGCTGCCTGGCCGCCGGAGGTGCCCTGCGCCTGCGCAGCGACCTGACCGTCGCCCACGCCGTCGGAGGCACCCAGGAGGGCGCTGGCAAGTCCCCCACCTACCTGCGCCACAGCTGCCGGGGCCGGCTGCTGTTCGCCGCCAAGCACCTGCCACCCGGTCGCGCGCTGCGGTGGGCCGCGGGAGCACCGCGCTACGCGGTGGCCGTCGGTCTGCGCGGCGGGGCCCGGAGCACCCTGGCACGGCCCGGCGCGCTGCGCGCTCTCGCGGGGGGCACCGCTTCCGGGCTGCTCGCCGTGCTCGGCGCCGCCCGCCGTCACAGCGCGGGCCGGGCACGGGGGGAGCGCGCGTGA
- a CDS encoding glycosyltransferase family 2 protein, producing the protein MVLSGSAAPGLLLKGDLASAEDHRVDRVKTVVAVLTYRRPDDLAEVLPLLEEQAVSVGHHDVRVLVVDNDPAAGGRTTVADHLARARVDGGAPAVEVEHVHEPRPGIAAARNRALAEAAAAGDDLLVFIDDDERPQAGWLRALVALHASTGAGAVVGPVVSSFPGPLDPWIAAGGFFDRRRLPTGTPVEVAATNNLLLDLHQLARAGTTFDERFGITGGSDTLFTRELHARGVRMLWCDEAVVTDVVPLSRATRSWVLRRALRSGNAWSRTTLVLEPVALRRTAARLRLTALGAARAAAGGLRLAAGATTGRPGLRASGLRTAARGTGMVMGAWGLAYAEYRRG; encoded by the coding sequence GTGGTCTTGAGCGGCAGCGCCGCACCAGGACTCCTCCTCAAGGGGGACCTCGCCTCCGCCGAAGACCACCGGGTGGACCGCGTGAAGACCGTCGTCGCCGTGCTCACCTACCGGCGCCCGGACGACCTGGCCGAGGTGCTGCCGCTCCTGGAGGAGCAGGCGGTGTCCGTCGGGCACCACGACGTGCGCGTCCTCGTGGTGGACAACGACCCCGCGGCGGGCGGCCGGACCACCGTGGCCGACCACCTCGCGCGCGCACGCGTCGACGGCGGCGCCCCCGCTGTCGAGGTGGAGCACGTGCACGAGCCGCGCCCCGGCATCGCCGCCGCCCGCAACCGCGCCCTCGCCGAGGCCGCCGCCGCCGGGGACGACCTGCTGGTCTTCATCGACGACGACGAGCGCCCGCAGGCGGGGTGGCTGCGCGCCCTGGTCGCGCTGCACGCGAGCACCGGCGCCGGTGCGGTGGTCGGGCCCGTCGTCTCCAGCTTCCCGGGACCGCTGGACCCGTGGATCGCCGCCGGGGGCTTCTTCGACCGCCGCCGCCTCCCCACCGGCACGCCCGTGGAGGTCGCGGCCACCAACAACCTGCTGCTGGACCTGCACCAGCTCGCCCGCGCCGGCACCACCTTCGACGAGAGGTTCGGCATCACCGGCGGCTCCGACACCCTCTTCACCCGCGAGCTGCACGCCCGCGGGGTGCGGATGCTGTGGTGCGACGAGGCCGTGGTCACCGACGTGGTGCCCCTGTCCCGCGCCACCCGCTCGTGGGTGCTGCGCCGGGCGCTGCGCAGCGGCAACGCCTGGAGCCGCACCACGCTGGTGCTCGAGCCCGTGGCCCTCCGCCGCACCGCCGCGCGGCTGCGCCTCACGGCGCTGGGAGCCGCCCGCGCCGCTGCCGGGGGCCTGCGGCTGGCCGCGGGGGCCACCACCGGCCGTCCCGGCCTGCGCGCCTCCGGCCTGCGCACCGCGGCGCGCGGCACCGGCATGGTCATGGGCGCGTGGGGCCTGGCCTACGCGGAGTACCGGCGTGGCTGA